One window from the genome of Planktothrix tepida PCC 9214 encodes:
- a CDS encoding Tn3 family transposase, whose protein sequence is YTHISDQYVPFHVKVINATVRDATYVLDGLLYHESDLQIQEHYTDTSGYTEQVFAMCHLLGFKFAPRMRDLPDKKLYTFESTSSDEVLSPLLGGKINVKLISESWDEILRLASSIRTGTVTASLMLRKLASYPRQNRLALALRELGRIERTLFTLEWLQSPELRRRATAGLNKGEAKHTLKRAVFFNRLGEVRDRSYEDQFYRASGLNLVVAAIVLWNTVYLEKAVDYLKQQGVDIPEEYLQHLSPLGWEHINLTGDYVWNLKQASGFDNLRPLRVKENRYR, encoded by the coding sequence TACACGCATATTTCTGACCAATATGTGCCTTTTCATGTCAAGGTTATTAATGCAACGGTCAGGGATGCTACTTATGTTTTAGATGGTTTGCTTTATCATGAAAGTGATTTGCAGATTCAGGAGCATTATACAGATACAAGCGGCTATACTGAGCAGGTGTTTGCTATGTGCCATCTGTTGGGGTTTAAATTTGCTCCACGAATGCGCGATTTACCTGATAAGAAACTTTACACTTTTGAGTCTACTTCTTCTGATGAGGTTTTATCACCTCTGTTAGGCGGGAAGATTAATGTGAAATTGATTTCTGAGTCTTGGGATGAGATTCTTCGGCTTGCTAGTTCGATTCGCACGGGGACGGTAACGGCTTCTTTGATGTTGCGGAAATTGGCTTCTTATCCTCGCCAGAATCGTTTAGCTTTGGCTTTGCGGGAGTTGGGGAGAATTGAGCGAACTTTGTTTACTTTGGAATGGTTGCAGAGTCCTGAATTACGACGAAGGGCGACTGCGGGGCTAAACAAGGGTGAGGCAAAACATACTCTCAAAAGGGCGGTGTTTTTTAATCGTCTGGGTGAGGTACGCGACCGCTCTTATGAAGATCAATTTTATCGTGCCAGTGGGTTAAATTTGGTGGTGGCGGCGATAGTTTTGTGGAATACGGTGTACTTAGAAAAAGCTGTTGATTATTTGAAACAACAGGGTGTGGATATTCCTGAAGAATATTTGCAACATTTGTCACCGTTGGGTTGGGAGCATATTAATCTTACAGGTGATTATGTTTGGAATCTAAAGCAGGCAAGCGGTTTTGACAACTTACGCCCTTTGCGGGTGAAAGAAAATAGGTATCGCTGA